In one window of Desulforhabdus amnigena DNA:
- a CDS encoding M3 family metallopeptidase gives MKMTSTNEINQVKRIEGDLLTLNYRLALRGANAWRGITSHATEHSLYDGFQEILNADTIQKTRDLNLPRQVKHRIFHSLLGHYLQYRSLPFENELSMWMRGASADVEGEKIYFKDIIAWCQKRSDLAKRRIMEKETISLSRFLKPFALSPWEFVLELLREEFGYKDYVTFCSNKKEIDYSAYTTKLERLLTQTEELYFASMEDWTRADLGTSLSELNRFDGIYLLGLGKLNGLFPSHIPLSKHLRFFDHWQMPPDKLPGLHLDMEYSPRKGSQAMSFAARIPDEVYLVMNPQGGWIDLETLFHEMGHALSNIFTSRELSPVEKDFHPSNTLSETYAFLLQNMIFTPLFLERELKLKPKDIDKMIYYKTLKDMSFFRRYAAKFLAEHEMFKTGSLSDGEIYATLLKKYTGFSYRSESHLFDLVPEFYALDYVISWMAEAVLEKNLVETLGANWMYRHEAGDTLRNWWLPGNRFELEEFFKTYGLGTIDPGEILKRWQSRLSLKGAGSQTM, from the coding sequence ATGAAAATGACATCCACAAATGAAATCAACCAAGTGAAAAGGATCGAAGGAGATCTCCTGACCCTCAACTATCGATTGGCTCTCAGGGGAGCCAATGCATGGAGGGGGATCACATCTCATGCCACCGAGCACAGCCTCTACGACGGCTTCCAGGAGATTCTGAATGCCGATACGATCCAAAAGACACGCGACCTCAACTTGCCCCGGCAGGTAAAACACAGGATATTCCATTCTCTCCTGGGCCATTATCTTCAGTATCGCAGCCTGCCTTTCGAAAATGAATTGTCCATGTGGATGCGAGGTGCTTCGGCCGATGTTGAAGGGGAAAAGATTTATTTCAAAGACATCATCGCATGGTGTCAGAAGCGGAGTGATTTGGCGAAACGCCGCATCATGGAAAAGGAGACGATCAGCCTTTCCAGGTTTTTAAAACCATTCGCCCTCAGTCCCTGGGAGTTCGTTCTCGAACTTCTGAGGGAAGAATTCGGTTACAAAGATTACGTCACATTTTGCTCGAACAAGAAAGAAATCGATTATTCGGCCTATACCACAAAACTGGAAAGGCTGCTGACCCAGACGGAGGAGCTGTATTTCGCTTCCATGGAAGACTGGACCCGAGCGGATCTGGGGACATCACTCTCCGAATTGAACCGTTTTGATGGGATCTACCTGTTGGGACTGGGAAAACTGAACGGGCTCTTTCCCTCTCATATACCTCTTTCCAAACATTTGCGTTTTTTCGATCATTGGCAGATGCCCCCAGACAAGCTGCCGGGGCTTCACCTGGATATGGAATATTCTCCCAGGAAGGGCTCACAAGCGATGAGCTTCGCTGCGAGAATCCCCGACGAAGTTTACCTCGTCATGAATCCACAGGGGGGGTGGATCGATCTGGAAACGCTTTTCCATGAAATGGGCCACGCCCTGAGCAATATTTTCACATCCCGGGAGCTTTCTCCGGTGGAGAAGGATTTTCATCCTTCGAACACGCTCTCGGAAACCTATGCTTTTCTCCTGCAAAACATGATTTTCACCCCTCTTTTCCTCGAACGCGAACTGAAGCTCAAGCCCAAAGATATCGATAAAATGATCTATTATAAAACTCTAAAGGACATGTCCTTCTTCAGAAGATATGCCGCAAAATTCCTTGCCGAGCATGAAATGTTCAAAACGGGATCACTTTCGGACGGAGAGATCTATGCGACTCTTTTAAAGAAATACACCGGGTTTTCCTACCGTTCTGAAAGTCATCTCTTCGATCTGGTTCCAGAGTTCTATGCCCTGGATTATGTCATTTCGTGGATGGCCGAAGCGGTGCTGGAGAAAAACCTCGTAGAGACGCTTGGAGCAAACTGGATGTACAGGCATGAAGCGGGTGACACATTGAGGAACTGGTGGTTGCCGGGAAACAGGTTTGAACTGGAAGAGTTTTTCAAGACATACGGGCTTGGAACGATCGACCCCGGCGAAATCCTCAAAAGATGGCAGTCTCGGCTGTCGCTGAAGGGAGCCGGTTCTCAAACGATGTGA
- a CDS encoding rubredoxin: MEEDACTICDRVYDPAEGDPENGITFGTKFEDLLDDWVCPPCGAPKSDFEKENG; this comes from the coding sequence ATGGAAGAAGATGCCTGCACCATCTGTGACCGGGTGTACGACCCCGCTGAAGGAGACCCTGAGAACGGAATAACTTTCGGGACCAAGTTTGAAGATCTGCTTGATGATTGGGTCTGCCCTCCCTGTGGCGCCCCAAAGAGCGATTTCGAGAAAGAGAATGGGTGA
- a CDS encoding CBS domain-containing protein, producing MVEKEKASTLPAGDVGLTDQDVYEAMKSIPGYLDITPRDFKELYCHAYRQAVERISRSVLARDMMTKEVVFVSRDTPLDEVASLMGDRGISGLPVTDDTGRVLGVISEKDFLFRMGEAGPKNFMTVIANCLKAKGCIALPIRAKKAGDIMSSPAVTVHESSSYFEVADIMARRGINRVPVIDTESRLMGIITRNDLIRASSRNATCEAIISQR from the coding sequence ATGGTCGAAAAGGAAAAGGCTTCCACTCTGCCTGCTGGCGATGTGGGGCTAACCGATCAGGATGTCTATGAAGCCATGAAGTCCATTCCTGGCTACCTCGACATCACCCCTAGGGACTTCAAGGAACTCTACTGCCATGCCTACCGGCAGGCGGTGGAACGGATTTCAAGGTCCGTGCTCGCTCGGGATATGATGACAAAAGAGGTGGTCTTCGTCTCGCGTGATACGCCGCTTGACGAGGTGGCCAGCCTCATGGGCGACCGGGGTATTTCAGGCCTTCCCGTAACGGATGATACGGGAAGGGTTTTAGGAGTCATCTCGGAAAAGGACTTTCTTTTCAGGATGGGTGAGGCAGGCCCCAAGAACTTCATGACCGTTATTGCCAACTGCCTGAAGGCCAAAGGCTGCATCGCTCTTCCCATTCGAGCGAAGAAAGCCGGGGACATCATGAGCTCACCGGCAGTGACGGTTCATGAGAGCTCCTCTTATTTCGAAGTGGCTGACATCATGGCAAGAAGGGGTATCAACAGAGTGCCGGTTATCGACACAGAAAGCCGCCTTATGGGCATCATTACACGAAACGACCTCATCAGGGCTTCTTCAAGGAACGCAACATGCGAAGCGATTATCTCTCAAAGATGA
- a CDS encoding HPP family protein codes for MRSDYLSKMKGTTQSPPRVNFPEILWSWVGSFLGIAAVGFLDCHYCTGTELVLIIGSFGASAVLIFGAIKSPLAQPRNLLGGHVLSALVGVSAYNLFPTTIWLAAALAVATAIALMHATKTLHPPGGATALIAVIGGAKIHSLGYLYAFVPVGAGAAIMLAVALLVNNIPKTRRYPEFWL; via the coding sequence ATGCGAAGCGATTATCTCTCAAAGATGAAAGGAACCACTCAGAGCCCACCTCGGGTGAACTTCCCTGAGATCCTCTGGTCATGGGTGGGGAGTTTTCTGGGAATTGCAGCGGTGGGGTTTCTCGATTGCCATTATTGCACGGGCACAGAGCTTGTCCTCATCATCGGTTCATTCGGAGCTTCGGCTGTTCTCATCTTCGGGGCCATAAAAAGCCCGCTTGCCCAGCCGAGGAATCTCCTTGGTGGACATGTTCTTTCTGCACTGGTAGGTGTTTCCGCCTACAATCTCTTCCCGACAACCATCTGGCTTGCAGCCGCCCTTGCGGTGGCAACCGCCATAGCCCTTATGCATGCAACGAAAACGCTTCACCCGCCGGGAGGGGCTACAGCTCTTATTGCGGTCATAGGCGGAGCAAAAATTCATAGCCTGGGGTACCTCTATGCCTTTGTGCCCGTAGGGGCTGGAGCTGCGATCATGCTGGCTGTAGCATTACTGGTGAACAATATTCCAAAGACCAGAAGATATCCCGAGTTCTGGCTTTAA
- a CDS encoding transposase family protein — translation MPRPQDPDDQKLYYSGKKKKHTIKNVLLIDTMLTILFLSDTVEGKRHDKKIADSTPYSLPAGSQLLQNLGFQAFTLKGVETIMPTKKPRSGELTAEQKAENRLISQRRVRIEHVNSSVKRCRMAKEVIRLTKKGVRDLVMEVCCALHNFRVCWSAWQPMT, via the coding sequence ATCCCGCGCCCCCAAGACCCGGATGATCAGAAGCTCTATTACAGCGGTAAGAAAAAGAAACACACCATCAAAAACGTGCTCCTGATCGATACCATGCTCACCATCCTCTTTCTGAGCGACACGGTTGAGGGAAAAAGGCATGATAAGAAAATCGCCGACAGTACTCCCTATTCTCTGCCGGCCGGCAGTCAACTATTGCAGAATCTGGGCTTCCAGGCTTTCACCCTCAAAGGAGTAGAAACCATCATGCCCACGAAAAAGCCTCGATCTGGTGAACTCACGGCCGAGCAGAAAGCAGAAAATCGCCTGATCTCTCAACGTCGAGTCCGAATCGAGCATGTCAACAGCAGCGTCAAGCGTTGTCGCATGGCCAAAGAAGTCATTCGCCTCACAAAAAAGGGAGTACGTGACCTCGTGATGGAAGTGTGCTGTGCCCTGCATAACTTCCGCGTCTGTTGGTCTGCTTGGCAACCAATGACTTAA
- a CDS encoding transposase family protein yields MRGLRFTDIESKPFVVLDMTSLVVEEFRALVEPFEEEFQAHMTKWRLDRLPRTKRGYSTYKNCPLPTPEDRLLFILAYLKNNPLQTLHGCTFGLPQCKANVWIHVLLPVLQNTFRHLEHALCRSLGELAQKLNVPLDQAAQVLEDSAHSVEPQQEDQKTSKTSTSPSEGGPLFVTMAPSEPSRAPKTRMIRSSITAVRKRNTPSKTCS; encoded by the coding sequence ATGAGAGGTTTACGTTTCACAGACATCGAATCCAAACCCTTTGTGGTTCTTGATATGACGAGCCTGGTAGTGGAAGAGTTTCGGGCGTTGGTTGAGCCCTTCGAGGAGGAGTTCCAGGCCCATATGACGAAATGGCGGCTGGACAGATTGCCACGAACCAAGCGAGGTTACTCCACCTACAAGAACTGCCCGCTGCCCACCCCGGAGGATCGGTTGCTCTTCATCCTGGCTTATCTGAAGAACAATCCCTTGCAGACCCTGCACGGGTGCACCTTCGGACTGCCCCAGTGCAAAGCTAACGTCTGGATACATGTGCTCCTGCCGGTGCTTCAAAATACATTCCGTCATCTTGAGCATGCTCTATGTCGCTCCCTGGGTGAACTCGCTCAGAAACTGAATGTGCCTTTGGATCAAGCTGCTCAGGTGCTTGAGGACTCTGCCCATTCGGTTGAGCCGCAACAGGAGGACCAAAAAACCAGTAAAACAAGCACATCACCGTCAGAAGGTGGCCCCCTTTTTGTCACGATGGCACCGAGCGAGCCATCCCGCGCCCCCAAGACCCGGATGATCAGAAGCTCTATTACAGCGGTAAGAAAAAGAAACACACCATCAAAAACGTGCTCCTGA
- a CDS encoding DUF6915 family protein codes for MPSIEKHCEESERLFGARFKEVHLWLDAFAGSKEYGMRHRRRRHHEEGIQEVIILFGDLAGKAARQHIISDLKEEGWTDQDRFPRDEEDYVRMGLF; via the coding sequence ATGCCGAGCATCGAAAAACATTGTGAGGAATCGGAGAGACTCTTTGGAGCCCGTTTCAAAGAGGTCCATTTATGGCTCGACGCTTTCGCCGGTTCGAAGGAGTACGGGATGCGCCACCGACGAAGACGTCATCACGAAGAAGGCATTCAAGAAGTTATTATACTCTTCGGGGATCTGGCCGGCAAAGCTGCCAGACAGCATATAATCTCTGACTTAAAGGAGGAAGGATGGACCGATCAAGATCGATTTCCCAGGGATGAGGAAGATTATGTCAGGATGGGTCTTTTTTGA
- a CDS encoding threonine ammonia-lyase, which translates to MNQHYLDLLSQVNMLEVFKARRIVENTLKRTHLTYYKRLSDELGASMYVKHENHLPTNSFKVRGAVNFMARISDDIQKRGVIVATRGNHGLAVAWAAQERGVFCNVVVPEDNNPEINATILSYGAQLIEQGRDFFETQDYCEELAENTGLYYLRQGNEPHLVTGIATMGLEIFEELPEVDVVIMPIGGGTGCAALAKVIEGINPGVELIGVQAERMPSFYESWRQGKKVIVPGASTIAEGLAARSVFDIPYMILKERITDVVLLTEDELLEGVRLAVRFTQNLAEVAGAASLAAAFKIKERLAGKKVVTIMTGGNLNLHHLTQAFC; encoded by the coding sequence ATGAACCAGCACTATCTCGATTTGCTTTCTCAGGTCAACATGCTGGAGGTCTTCAAGGCGCGACGCATTGTGGAAAACACACTCAAACGCACTCATTTGACTTACTATAAAAGGCTTTCCGACGAGTTGGGCGCTTCTATGTATGTCAAACATGAAAATCATCTTCCCACCAACTCCTTCAAAGTTCGCGGAGCGGTGAATTTCATGGCGCGCATTTCCGACGATATTCAGAAGCGTGGGGTCATCGTCGCCACTCGAGGCAATCATGGATTGGCGGTTGCCTGGGCAGCGCAGGAGCGGGGGGTCTTCTGCAACGTGGTGGTTCCCGAAGACAATAATCCCGAAATCAATGCAACGATCCTTTCTTACGGAGCGCAGTTGATCGAGCAGGGGAGGGATTTTTTTGAAACCCAGGATTATTGCGAGGAACTGGCTGAAAATACTGGACTGTACTACCTGCGGCAGGGAAATGAACCACATCTCGTTACCGGCATTGCCACGATGGGGCTCGAAATATTCGAAGAGCTTCCCGAAGTGGACGTTGTCATCATGCCCATCGGAGGAGGTACCGGTTGCGCGGCACTGGCAAAAGTCATTGAAGGCATCAATCCCGGCGTGGAATTGATAGGCGTTCAGGCGGAACGCATGCCCTCATTTTACGAATCCTGGCGCCAGGGAAAAAAAGTGATCGTTCCAGGAGCATCCACGATTGCTGAAGGGCTGGCTGCGCGATCGGTTTTCGACATTCCCTATATGATCTTGAAAGAGAGAATCACCGACGTTGTCCTTCTGACGGAAGATGAACTTCTGGAAGGCGTCCGCCTGGCAGTGCGCTTCACTCAGAACCTTGCAGAAGTAGCCGGGGCAGCATCTTTGGCTGCCGCTTTCAAAATCAAGGAGCGTTTGGCCGGTAAGAAGGTCGTGACTATAATGACAGGGGGAAATCTGAACCTTCATCACCTGACACAGGCTTTTTGCTGA
- the pyrR gene encoding bifunctional pyr operon transcriptional regulator/uracil phosphoribosyltransferase PyrR, which produces MKELGGRCVMEAVEIEKALERLASEIVQQPVDPHLLALVGIHTGGVYLAKRLERIISDKFHLSIPVGTLDINLYRDDWTRLHTQPIVRATEFPFPIDDREVVLVDDVLFTGRTIRAALNAIMDYGRPKHIQVAVLVDRGHRELPICGQFIGLEIKTGPEEQVNVLLKEKDGVDRVIIESPLSAP; this is translated from the coding sequence ATGAAGGAACTTGGCGGTCGCTGTGTAATGGAAGCCGTTGAAATTGAAAAGGCTTTGGAAAGACTTGCCAGTGAAATCGTTCAACAACCCGTGGACCCCCACCTGCTGGCGCTCGTGGGAATCCATACGGGCGGAGTCTATCTGGCGAAAAGACTGGAGCGGATCATATCAGATAAATTTCACCTCTCCATTCCTGTTGGAACACTGGATATCAACCTTTACCGGGATGATTGGACACGGCTACACACTCAACCGATTGTACGTGCCACAGAATTTCCTTTCCCCATCGATGACCGTGAGGTGGTGTTGGTTGATGATGTGCTCTTCACAGGCCGCACGATTAGAGCGGCACTCAATGCGATCATGGATTATGGACGTCCCAAACACATCCAGGTTGCGGTACTCGTGGACCGTGGGCACCGGGAGCTGCCCATCTGTGGTCAATTCATCGGCCTAGAAATCAAAACCGGGCCGGAAGAACAGGTCAATGTTCTCTTGAAAGAAAAGGACGGTGTGGACCGCGTCATCATTGAGAGCCCTCTGTCTGCGCCATAA
- the nth gene encoding endonuclease III, translating to MPKKKTSKSHLSLPPLEKRIGPILDLLDRLYPDAGCTLNYENPLQLLISTILSAQCTDERVNQVTPALFKKYASARDFAQAPLEELENDIKSTGFYRNKAKNIQACCHILDERFGGEVPPDLEILVTLPGIGRKTANVVLGNVFQIPGIVVDTHVGRVSQRLGLTAHKDPLKIEQDLMALIPRERWILFCHQLIQHGRKICLARKPKTSICPLSPYCEYAAEHSDEEAREITADTV from the coding sequence ATGCCCAAAAAGAAGACAAGCAAATCCCACCTTTCTTTACCTCCTTTGGAAAAGAGGATCGGTCCGATTCTCGATCTCCTGGACCGGCTTTATCCGGATGCAGGATGTACTCTCAATTACGAAAACCCATTACAGCTCCTGATTTCCACTATCCTTTCGGCCCAGTGCACCGATGAACGCGTCAACCAGGTAACACCGGCTTTGTTTAAGAAGTATGCTTCTGCAAGAGACTTCGCGCAGGCGCCTCTGGAAGAGCTGGAAAATGACATCAAGTCCACAGGGTTTTACAGGAATAAAGCGAAAAATATTCAGGCCTGCTGCCATATTTTGGACGAACGCTTTGGAGGAGAGGTGCCGCCGGATCTGGAGATCCTGGTCACTTTGCCGGGAATTGGACGTAAAACGGCCAACGTGGTCCTGGGGAATGTTTTTCAGATTCCCGGTATCGTCGTGGATACCCATGTCGGGCGCGTGTCACAACGGCTGGGACTCACGGCCCACAAGGATCCCTTGAAGATAGAACAGGACTTGATGGCTCTCATTCCCCGGGAACGTTGGATTCTCTTTTGCCATCAACTGATTCAGCATGGAAGAAAAATCTGTCTGGCCAGAAAGCCTAAAACCTCTATCTGTCCGCTGAGTCCCTACTGCGAATATGCAGCAGAGCATTCCGATGAAGAAGCGCGGGAGATTACAGCAGATACGGTTTGA
- a CDS encoding tRNA 4-thiouridine(8) synthase ThiI: protein MIKKKAKGIGLLSGGLDSILAVKILQDQGLELLGITFTTPFFEAQPGIDAGRKAGIEVQAIDLTEKYLEMLKKPVYGFGSQMNPCIDCHALMLREAGHFMEQIQGDFLFTGEVLGQRPMSQRRDSLRSVEKLSGYLGRILRPLSAKLLPPTIVENEGLVDREKLLDISGRGRKRQMELARHYGITDYPQPGGGCMLTKEGFANKLKQLLILQPKAGGREIELLKWGRHFLLPEGTLLAVGRQRMDNEKLASLASHDETVLRVMDYPSPLGVLLHSPRAEGILSLAAMVLISYSDAPEAGAVRVEWKHAGNSGILTEENRIRREEIKPYLL, encoded by the coding sequence ATGATCAAAAAGAAGGCAAAAGGAATCGGGCTCCTCTCGGGGGGATTGGACAGTATTTTAGCCGTCAAAATCCTGCAGGATCAGGGTCTGGAACTCTTGGGCATCACCTTCACTACACCCTTTTTTGAAGCCCAGCCAGGTATCGATGCGGGCCGCAAAGCGGGCATTGAGGTCCAGGCAATCGACCTCACAGAAAAGTATTTGGAAATGCTGAAAAAACCCGTCTACGGCTTTGGCAGTCAAATGAATCCCTGTATCGACTGCCACGCTCTCATGCTTCGGGAGGCGGGACACTTCATGGAGCAGATCCAGGGCGATTTTCTCTTTACCGGGGAAGTCCTGGGGCAACGCCCCATGAGCCAGAGGCGGGATTCTTTGAGAAGCGTGGAAAAACTCTCCGGCTATCTCGGTCGCATCCTGAGGCCTCTCAGCGCCAAGCTGCTGCCTCCCACCATCGTCGAGAATGAAGGGCTGGTGGACCGGGAAAAGCTCCTGGATATCAGCGGCCGCGGCCGCAAAAGGCAGATGGAACTTGCCAGGCACTACGGAATCACGGACTACCCACAGCCCGGCGGCGGGTGCATGCTCACCAAGGAAGGATTCGCCAATAAGCTCAAGCAGCTGCTGATCCTGCAGCCGAAGGCGGGTGGCAGGGAAATCGAATTGCTCAAATGGGGCCGACATTTTCTATTGCCGGAAGGAACGCTTTTGGCGGTAGGGCGCCAGAGAATGGACAATGAAAAACTGGCATCCCTTGCCAGCCATGACGAGACCGTGCTTCGGGTCATGGATTATCCGAGTCCTTTGGGCGTATTGTTACACTCTCCGCGGGCAGAAGGCATCCTTTCCCTTGCCGCCATGGTGCTGATCTCCTACAGCGACGCGCCGGAGGCGGGCGCCGTGCGCGTGGAATGGAAACACGCCGGAAATTCAGGAATTCTCACCGAAGAGAATCGTATCCGCCGGGAAGAGATCAAACCGTATCTGCTGTAA
- the larE gene encoding ATP-dependent sacrificial sulfur transferase LarE, giving the protein MTYPFIIPLDLELKFKTLEALLSPYPSFAVAYSGGVDSTFLAWYVQKVLGKRLHAFLVQSPFLGRRERERAQSLAREIGFSLETLFGDPIAVPSIRENSSLRCYFCKKESMTAIKERAHTLGYAAVLEGSHAGDSRSYRPGRRALKELHILSPLATAGFEKSEIREVSRLAGLSNWDLPSQSCLATRIPYGTAITSDLLSRIEEAESYLWEVGCRQVRVRIHENLARIEVTPEDFPLFMEKNTREKLLRRFKELNFAFVSLDLAGYRSGSGDKINP; this is encoded by the coding sequence ATGACTTACCCCTTCATCATTCCTTTGGACCTTGAACTAAAATTCAAGACCCTGGAAGCACTGCTGTCACCTTATCCTTCCTTTGCTGTGGCTTATTCAGGTGGAGTGGACAGCACCTTTCTGGCCTGGTATGTTCAAAAAGTCCTGGGCAAAAGGCTGCATGCTTTTCTTGTGCAGTCGCCCTTTCTCGGAAGGCGGGAAAGGGAAAGGGCACAATCCCTGGCTCGCGAAATCGGCTTCTCTCTCGAGACCCTTTTTGGTGACCCCATTGCAGTGCCCTCCATCCGTGAAAATTCCTCCCTACGCTGTTATTTTTGCAAGAAGGAAAGCATGACGGCTATCAAAGAACGTGCCCACACTCTGGGGTATGCTGCAGTCCTGGAGGGGTCGCACGCGGGAGATTCCCGGAGCTACCGGCCTGGCCGCAGGGCCCTGAAGGAATTGCATATATTGAGTCCACTGGCAACGGCGGGATTTGAAAAGAGTGAAATCCGGGAAGTGAGTCGCCTCGCGGGCCTCTCCAACTGGGATCTGCCTTCCCAATCCTGCCTCGCCACTCGCATCCCGTACGGGACCGCCATCACTTCAGACCTCTTATCCAGGATAGAGGAAGCCGAGTCATACCTGTGGGAGGTTGGATGCAGGCAGGTACGGGTCCGTATCCATGAGAACCTGGCCCGAATCGAAGTCACGCCGGAAGACTTCCCGCTCTTTATGGAGAAAAACACCCGGGAAAAGCTCCTGAGAAGATTCAAGGAACTGAATTTCGCTTTCGTCAGCCTGGATCTGGCAGGATATCGAAGCGGCAGTGGGGACAAAATCAACCCTTAA
- a CDS encoding homocysteine biosynthesis protein has product MGVVQKTYQEINEKIRKGQAVVLTAEEMVGVVKKKGPVQAAREVDVVTTGTFAPMCSSGAFINFGHTQPPIKASKVWLNDVPAYGGVAAVDIFIGATEPAFDDPLNKIRPGSFDYGGGHVLHDLVSGKPVRLRAEGYGTDCYPNRQADMTVTLADLPYAVLCNPRNAYQNYNCAVNLSQKTIFTYMGTLKPRLGNANYSTSGQLSPLLNDPYYKTLGLGTRIFLGGAQGYITWHGSQHNPNAPRLPNGVPRSPAGTLMVMGDLKQMKPRWLMGVSMQGYGCSLSLGVGIPIPILNEEMAFYTGVSDEDIVTQVKDYSFTQSEPLCEVTYAQLRSGSIMVEGKEVPTVPLSSYVRAKEIAGILKEWIGNGSFLLGEPQHLLPTASDEQQEITESIIQGLEKKF; this is encoded by the coding sequence ATGGGAGTAGTGCAGAAGACTTATCAAGAGATCAACGAAAAAATCAGAAAAGGACAGGCTGTCGTACTTACAGCGGAAGAAATGGTCGGAGTGGTCAAGAAGAAAGGTCCTGTTCAAGCAGCCCGAGAGGTGGATGTAGTAACGACCGGAACTTTTGCTCCCATGTGTTCTTCAGGCGCATTCATCAACTTTGGCCACACACAGCCCCCCATCAAGGCGAGCAAGGTATGGCTCAACGATGTTCCAGCCTACGGAGGCGTGGCAGCTGTCGATATTTTTATCGGGGCTACGGAACCGGCATTTGACGATCCTCTCAACAAGATTCGCCCGGGATCTTTCGACTATGGCGGCGGCCATGTTCTCCACGATCTGGTGAGCGGAAAGCCCGTCCGCCTGCGTGCAGAGGGATACGGCACCGATTGCTATCCCAACCGCCAGGCCGACATGACCGTGACCCTGGCGGACCTACCCTACGCAGTGCTCTGCAATCCCCGCAATGCTTACCAAAACTACAATTGCGCCGTCAATCTGTCTCAGAAAACCATCTTCACGTACATGGGAACACTCAAACCCCGTTTGGGCAATGCGAACTATTCTACCTCCGGCCAGCTCAGCCCTCTTCTCAACGACCCATATTACAAGACATTGGGCCTTGGAACCCGCATCTTCCTGGGGGGGGCGCAGGGATACATCACCTGGCACGGGTCACAGCACAATCCCAACGCACCGCGGCTTCCCAACGGTGTTCCCAGGAGCCCGGCGGGAACGCTCATGGTCATGGGAGATCTCAAACAGATGAAGCCTCGCTGGCTCATGGGTGTCAGCATGCAGGGATACGGCTGTTCTCTCTCCCTCGGAGTCGGAATTCCCATTCCGATTCTCAACGAAGAGATGGCCTTTTATACCGGGGTATCCGACGAAGATATCGTCACACAGGTCAAGGATTACAGCTTTACCCAATCCGAGCCCTTGTGTGAAGTGACGTACGCGCAGTTGAGGTCCGGCAGCATCATGGTGGAAGGCAAGGAGGTGCCCACAGTGCCCCTGTCGAGTTATGTTCGCGCCAAGGAAATTGCCGGGATTTTGAAAGAATGGATAGGAAACGGAAGTTTTCTTCTGGGTGAACCCCAACACCTTCTTCCGACCGCTTCGGACGAACAGCAGGAAATCACCGAATCGATCATCCAGGGTCTCGAAAAAAAGTTTTAG
- a CDS encoding acyl-CoA thioesterase has product MTNPIAPPPGKSVEIPITVRFGDTDPYGVVYFASYFRYCHQGIEEFFRHLGLAPQEIFRNTEEGFGLPIVEASCSFHKPVRYGESLRLAVYIMQARSKVLTFGFYFYPSEGDALIAHGEATLVAIDRSWQSRSLPDELRQVLQPYVPPLQHS; this is encoded by the coding sequence ATGACAAATCCTATTGCACCACCTCCTGGGAAATCTGTTGAAATCCCCATTACGGTCCGTTTCGGCGATACGGATCCTTATGGTGTGGTTTACTTTGCATCTTACTTCAGGTACTGTCACCAGGGAATCGAGGAATTTTTCCGCCATCTCGGTTTAGCCCCGCAAGAGATATTCCGAAACACGGAGGAAGGTTTCGGCCTTCCCATCGTGGAGGCGTCTTGCAGCTTCCATAAACCGGTACGGTATGGGGAAAGCCTGCGGCTCGCAGTGTACATCATGCAGGCAAGAAGCAAGGTTCTGACCTTTGGGTTTTATTTCTACCCATCTGAAGGGGATGCTCTGATCGCTCACGGTGAAGCCACTCTTGTTGCCATCGATAGATCCTGGCAATCCCGAAGTCTGCCCGATGAGCTGCGTCAGGTTCTTCAGCCTTATGTGCCTCCTCTGCAGCATTCGTGA